A region from the Pelobates fuscus isolate aPelFus1 chromosome 1, aPelFus1.pri, whole genome shotgun sequence genome encodes:
- the LOC134577662 gene encoding olfactory receptor 6N1-like, which yields MYSKVNKEYFNVFDFTNFSGNIVTEFIISGFPRLQRFSLLLFFIFMIIYLFTITGNGLIFFLINLDRKLQTPMYFFVSNLSFLDMSYTSVTIPRMLVKFSIGFEIISYAGCFAQMYLFVSFVAVECLLLSVMAFDRYIAICNPLHYHITMTRQLCILLALVAWIGGFACPVTMLVLALRLPFCGPNVIHHYYCDHPPILQLACADTSLNVMIGSSLSAFVLLICFTLVVLSYIKIIITVFKISSSSGRLKTFSTCGSHFAVVNIFYLPLIFMYVRPTPSYSSDVDSLVAMFYTVLTPMMNPIIYSFINKDIKYAFRKTMKC from the exons ATGTATTCCAAG GTGAATAAAGAATACTTCAATGTCTTTGATTTTACAAATTTTTCTGGCAACATTGTTACAGAATTTATAATTTCTGGATTCCCAAGGCTTCAAAGATTTTCACTTTTGCTCTTTTTCATATTTATGATTATTTATCTTTTTACAATAACTGGCAATGGCCTCATATTCTTCCTTATTAATCTGGACCGAAAGTTACAGACCCCAATGTATTTTTTTGTCAGCAATTTATCTTTCTTGGACATGAGTTACACCTCAGTTACCATACCCAGGATGTTAGTTAAGTTCTCAATTGGCTTTGAAATTATTTCCTATGCCGGTTGCTTTGCACAGATGTACCTATTTGTCTCTTTTGTTGCTGTTGAATGCCTACTTCTTTCTGTGATGGCCTTTGATCGTTATATAGCTATCTGTAACCCACTTCATTATCATATTACCATGACCAGACAATTATGTATCTTACTTGCTCTCGTAGCATGGATTGGAGGATTTGCATGTCCCGTGACTATGTTAGTCTTAGCTCTGAGGTTGCCTTTTTGTGGCCCAAATGTTATCCACCACTACTATTGTGATCATCCACCAATACTCCAACTGGCTTGTGCAGACACTTCCTTAAATGTGATGATCGGTTCCTCACTTAGTGCTTTTGTACTTTTAATATGTTTCACTTTAGTTGTTCTATCATACATTAAAATCATCATTACTGTCTTCAAAATATCCTCCAGCAGTGGACGCCTCAAGACCTTTTCCACATGTGGATCTCACTTTGCAGTGGTCAACATCTTTTACCTACCTCTAATATTCATGTACGTCCGTCCAACTCCATCATATTCTTCTGATGTGGACTCGCTTGTAGCCATGTTTTACACAGTGTTAACACCCATGATGaaccctataatatacagttttataaacAAGGATATAAAATATGCTTTCAGAAAGACAATGAAATGTTAA